The Flavobacterium piscisymbiosum genome includes a region encoding these proteins:
- a CDS encoding response regulator transcription factor, whose amino-acid sequence MSSAIKIALVDDEVLFRKGISFLLQREDNIDIIFEASNGEELLSNLNDSIIKPDIIMMDLKMPVLNGVEATKIIRKLFPEIKIIALTSYDTKSFIANMIQVGAVAYLIKNTTPKDLIHTINQVAKKGFYYSENVLKTIQETIISTKNSKGNLETSFLSPREIEILQLICLQKTTTEIAEHLYLSPRTVEGHRNNLLLKTESRNIAGLVVYAIQNEIAVLTI is encoded by the coding sequence ATGAGTTCCGCTATTAAAATTGCTTTAGTAGATGACGAAGTTTTATTCCGGAAAGGAATATCTTTTTTATTGCAAAGAGAAGATAATATCGATATTATTTTTGAAGCATCAAACGGAGAAGAACTTCTGTCTAATTTAAATGACAGCATAATCAAACCGGATATTATTATGATGGATTTGAAAATGCCTGTTCTTAATGGCGTTGAAGCCACAAAAATAATCCGAAAATTATTTCCTGAAATCAAAATAATTGCCTTAACAAGTTATGATACAAAATCGTTTATCGCAAACATGATTCAGGTTGGGGCTGTTGCTTATTTAATCAAAAATACAACTCCAAAGGATTTAATTCACACCATTAATCAAGTTGCAAAAAAAGGTTTTTATTATAGTGAGAATGTTCTAAAAACAATCCAGGAAACTATTATTTCGACTAAAAATTCAAAAGGAAATTTAGAAACAAGTTTTCTTTCGCCGCGCGAAATAGAAATTCTTCAGCTTATTTGCCTGCAAAAAACAACTACAGAAATCGCAGAGCATCTTTATTTGAGCCCGAGAACCGTAGAGGGACATCGTAATAATTTATTGTTAAAAACGGAATCCAGAAATATTGCAGGATTAGTAGTGTATGCGATTCAAAACGAAATTGCAGTTTTAACAATTTAA
- the dnaB gene encoding replicative DNA helicase codes for MENFKNANPAKVNKPSVISLEKGKLPPQVLDLEEAVLGAMMIDKKGVDDVIDILQGDAFYKEAHKYIFEAIVQLFTETQPIDLLTVSTQLKKNGKLELAGGDFYLIQLTQKIASSAHIEFHSRIILQKFIQRSLIRISTEIIEASYDETADVFDLLDQAESKLYEVTQGNIKRSSETAQSLVLQAKKKIEEIAKQEGLSGVETGFHNLDKLTSGWQPSDLIIIAARPAMGKTAFVLSMARNIAIQYGHGVALFSLEMASVQLITRLISSETGLSSEKLRTGKLEPHEWEMLSTKVKNLEKAPLFIDDTPSLSIFDLRAKCRRLVSQHGIKIIIIDYLQLMTAGGNNKGGGNREQEISTISRNLKALAKELNVPVIALSQLSRAVETRGSSKRPLLSDLRESGAIEQDADIVSFLYRPEYYKIEEWDDDEASPTTGQAEIMIAKHRNGGIENIRLKFIGHLGKFDNLDDFSGSYDDLPSKMNHEDNPFITKSLPSPNEAFGSNLNDDDDDSDVPF; via the coding sequence ATGGAAAATTTCAAAAATGCAAACCCCGCAAAGGTAAATAAACCCTCAGTAATTAGTTTAGAAAAAGGAAAACTTCCTCCGCAAGTTCTTGATTTAGAAGAAGCTGTGCTTGGGGCAATGATGATTGATAAAAAAGGAGTGGATGATGTAATTGATATTTTGCAAGGAGATGCTTTTTACAAAGAGGCGCATAAATATATTTTTGAAGCAATTGTTCAGCTTTTTACAGAAACACAGCCAATTGACTTGTTGACGGTTTCGACTCAGTTGAAGAAAAATGGAAAATTAGAATTAGCCGGAGGAGATTTTTATTTAATTCAGCTTACACAAAAAATAGCATCTTCGGCGCATATCGAATTTCACTCACGTATCATTCTTCAAAAGTTTATTCAAAGAAGTTTGATTCGTATTTCGACTGAAATTATCGAAGCGTCTTATGATGAAACTGCCGATGTATTTGATTTGCTTGATCAGGCCGAATCAAAACTATATGAAGTAACACAAGGAAATATCAAACGTAGTTCTGAAACTGCTCAGAGTTTAGTACTTCAGGCTAAAAAGAAGATTGAAGAAATTGCAAAACAGGAAGGTTTAAGTGGTGTTGAAACTGGTTTTCATAATTTGGATAAACTAACTTCGGGATGGCAGCCTTCGGATTTAATTATTATCGCGGCGAGACCTGCGATGGGAAAAACGGCCTTTGTACTTTCGATGGCGAGAAATATTGCTATTCAATACGGGCATGGAGTGGCTTTGTTCTCTCTGGAGATGGCATCGGTTCAGTTGATTACCAGGTTAATTTCGTCAGAAACAGGATTGTCATCAGAGAAATTACGTACCGGTAAATTAGAGCCTCACGAATGGGAAATGTTGAGTACCAAAGTAAAAAACTTAGAAAAAGCGCCGCTGTTTATCGATGATACACCGTCTCTTTCTATTTTCGATTTAAGAGCAAAATGTCGTCGTTTAGTTTCGCAGCACGGTATCAAGATTATAATTATTGATTATTTGCAGTTGATGACTGCCGGAGGAAATAATAAAGGAGGAGGAAATCGTGAGCAGGAAATTTCTACAATTTCCAGAAACTTAAAAGCGCTTGCAAAAGAGCTTAACGTTCCGGTAATTGCACTTTCTCAGTTATCGCGTGCTGTAGAGACGCGTGGTTCTAGTAAACGTCCGTTGCTATCGGATCTTCGTGAATCTGGGGCGATTGAGCAGGATGCTGATATTGTTTCGTTTTTATACCGTCCTGAATATTACAAAATTGAAGAATGGGATGATGATGAGGCATCGCCAACAACAGGTCAGGCAGAAATCATGATCGCGAAACACCGTAATGGTGGTATCGAAAACATTAGATTGAAATTTATAGGACACTTGGGTAAGTTTGATAACCTTGATGATTTTTCAGGTAGTTATGACGATTTACCATCAAAAATGAATCATGAAGATAATCCATTTATAACCAAAAGTTTACCGTCGCCTAACGAAGCATTTGGCAGTAACTTAAATGACGATGATGACGACAGTGATGTTCCGTTTTAA
- a CDS encoding sensor histidine kinase has product MSTNLDYEKEIVAIILYTSCFLMVVAVFLVVFFYFSRKKIIQKELEKRDLILQYQKEQLHAVIVTQEEERKRIAQDLHDDISSKLNIVSLNTHLLSAPNLTEAETKEITDNIINLTTKALENSRKIAHNLLPPVFEKFGLNAGVEELCEEFESSKSVKVKYKSEVDFDDKDIDRHLHVFRILQELMSNSLRHGKSTEIKITFQNINGILTCNYQDNGVGLDSENVENQKGLGMKNIDSRISFLNGTIKITSEKGNGVVVIFTF; this is encoded by the coding sequence ATGAGTACGAATCTTGATTATGAGAAAGAAATAGTAGCTATTATTTTGTATACATCTTGTTTTTTGATGGTGGTTGCTGTTTTTTTAGTGGTGTTTTTTTATTTTTCAAGAAAAAAGATCATTCAAAAAGAATTAGAGAAAAGAGATTTGATATTACAATACCAAAAAGAACAATTGCATGCTGTGATTGTTACTCAGGAAGAAGAGCGAAAACGAATTGCTCAGGATTTACATGATGATATTAGTTCTAAACTTAACATTGTTTCATTAAATACCCATTTACTTTCTGCTCCAAATTTAACCGAAGCCGAAACAAAAGAGATTACAGATAATATTATTAACCTAACCACAAAAGCATTAGAGAATTCAAGAAAAATTGCGCATAATTTGTTGCCTCCCGTTTTTGAGAAATTCGGACTTAATGCTGGGGTCGAGGAGTTGTGTGAAGAATTTGAAAGCAGCAAATCTGTAAAAGTAAAATACAAGAGTGAAGTCGATTTTGATGATAAGGATATCGATCGTCATTTGCATGTATTTAGAATTTTGCAGGAACTGATGAGTAATTCTCTACGTCACGGAAAATCTACCGAAATAAAAATTACTTTTCAAAATATAAACGGAATACTCACCTGTAATTATCAAGATAACGGAGTGGGACTTGATAGTGAAAATGTTGAAAATCAAAAAGGATTGGGAATGAAAAATATAGATAGCCGAATTTCTTTTTTGAACGGTACTATAAAAATAACTTCTGAAAAGGGTAACGGAGTTGTTGTAATTTTTACTTTTTAA
- a CDS encoding asparagine synthetase B codes for MNKSLVYIFIFLLSLTAKASFILIPMDETTQQNHLKAYGITYWCLSKDYKASWLLNYRGGSFLLPDADEIRKECKIRGVSFEVLSDSEEASILNDISSPSQNMESVILEKAPKIAVYTPKGKQPWDDAVTLVLTYAEIPFTPIYDEEVLSDQLLLYDWLHLHHEDFTGQYGKFYAAYKNTPWYIDQKRDAEALAAKLGYSKVSQEKGAVAKKIRDFVIGGGFMFAMCSATDSFDIALAADGVDICEAMFDGDASESNYQSKLNYSNSFAFKDFTLERKPEVYEFSDIDMTAKRRIPMEKDYFSLMEFSAKWDPIPSMLCQNHTQLVKGFMGQTTSFDTALIKSNVLIMGTCELNGESRYIHGEKGKGMFTFFGGHDPEDFQHQVGDPPTVLDLHPNSPGYRLILNNVLFPAARKKKLKT; via the coding sequence ATGAATAAGAGTTTAGTTTATATTTTCATATTTCTACTTTCATTAACGGCAAAAGCTTCGTTTATCTTAATTCCGATGGACGAAACTACACAACAAAATCATCTAAAAGCATACGGAATAACCTATTGGTGTTTAAGTAAAGATTATAAGGCAAGTTGGTTGCTTAATTATCGTGGAGGTTCATTTTTGTTGCCTGATGCTGACGAAATTCGTAAAGAATGCAAGATTCGCGGAGTAAGCTTTGAAGTGCTTTCGGATAGTGAAGAAGCTTCGATTTTAAACGACATCTCAAGTCCGTCACAAAATATGGAATCGGTTATTCTCGAAAAAGCACCTAAAATTGCAGTTTATACTCCAAAAGGAAAGCAACCTTGGGATGATGCTGTGACATTAGTTTTAACCTATGCCGAAATTCCTTTTACCCCAATTTATGATGAAGAAGTTTTAAGTGATCAATTGCTGCTTTATGATTGGTTGCATTTACATCATGAAGATTTTACAGGACAATACGGTAAATTTTATGCCGCATATAAAAATACACCCTGGTATATCGACCAAAAAAGAGATGCTGAAGCTCTTGCAGCAAAGTTAGGTTATAGTAAAGTATCACAAGAAAAAGGCGCAGTAGCTAAAAAAATAAGGGATTTTGTTATTGGCGGAGGATTTATGTTTGCGATGTGTTCTGCAACAGATAGTTTTGATATTGCACTTGCAGCTGATGGTGTTGATATTTGTGAAGCCATGTTTGATGGAGATGCCAGCGAATCTAATTACCAGTCAAAATTAAATTACAGTAACTCATTTGCGTTTAAAGATTTTACATTAGAAAGAAAACCCGAGGTATATGAGTTTTCAGATATTGATATGACGGCTAAGCGAAGAATTCCGATGGAAAAAGATTATTTTTCCTTAATGGAATTTTCTGCAAAGTGGGATCCAATCCCTAGTATGTTGTGCCAAAACCATACACAATTAGTAAAAGGTTTTATGGGGCAAACAACCTCATTTGATACAGCATTGATAAAATCGAATGTTTTAATAATGGGAACCTGCGAACTTAATGGTGAATCAAGATACATTCATGGCGAAAAAGGAAAAGGAATGTTTACTTTTTTTGGAGGTCATGATCCTGAAGATTTTCAACATCAGGTTGGAGATCCTCCTACAGTTTTAGATCTGCACCCAAACTCTCCGGGATATCGTTTGATCCTGAATAATGTTTTATTTCCTGCTGCGAGAAAGAAAAAATTAAAAACATAA